The Micromonospora sp. M71_S20 genome has a window encoding:
- a CDS encoding alpha/beta fold hydrolase encodes MTTRLPGRLVPLLRRGARPACVLLPGAGGGLHPYLRLAAAIGRTHNVAAVRAAGLLPDEEPDLSIAEMADAAARALDADGTVPAAVLGWSLGGSVAWELCVRLAERGHLPDLVLVDATPLPRRATAEEDARVRETVVGMLGPRPDPATVERVRRVFDTQVAALADYRADRPYAGRVLMLMCTDEEFGFRAEAEARWRELAPELSAGRLDAGHFDVFDPDRLPQLVDEVTPFLGRASDAVRR; translated from the coding sequence GTGACGACCAGGCTGCCCGGCCGGCTGGTCCCCCTGCTGCGGCGGGGCGCCCGACCGGCGTGCGTGCTGCTGCCGGGCGCCGGCGGCGGCCTGCACCCCTACCTGCGGCTCGCCGCGGCCATCGGCAGGACCCACAACGTCGCGGCGGTACGCGCGGCCGGCCTGCTGCCCGACGAGGAGCCGGACCTCAGCATCGCCGAGATGGCCGACGCGGCGGCGCGGGCGCTGGACGCGGACGGCACGGTCCCGGCGGCCGTCCTCGGCTGGTCCCTCGGCGGCTCGGTCGCCTGGGAACTGTGCGTCCGGCTGGCCGAGCGGGGGCACCTGCCCGACCTGGTGCTGGTGGACGCGACGCCGCTGCCGCGCCGCGCCACGGCCGAGGAGGACGCCCGGGTCCGCGAGACCGTCGTCGGGATGCTCGGGCCGCGCCCCGACCCGGCGACCGTCGAGCGGGTCCGGCGGGTCTTCGACACCCAGGTCGCCGCCCTCGCGGACTACCGGGCCGACCGGCCCTACGCCGGTCGGGTGCTGATGCTGATGTGCACCGACGAGGAGTTCGGGTTCCGCGCCGAGGCCGAGGCCCGGTGGCGGGAACTGGCGCCGGAGCTGAGCGCCGGGCGGCTCGACGCCGGGCACTTCGACGTCTTCGACCCCGACCGCCTGCCGCAGCTGGTCGACGAGGTGACGCCGTTCCTCGGCCGGGCCTCGGATGCGGTGCGGCGATGA
- a CDS encoding SDR family NAD(P)-dependent oxidoreductase: MSPLAVVSGGTRGIGLTFSRRLVKLGHRVVAPYRGDAVAAASAAAELGDAFHPVRLDVGDAAAVDAAVRTVLAEHGPPTVLVNNAGINIDRPFLEMSTEDWRRVLDTNLSGVFHLTRGFAPAMLAAERDGVIVNVGATTGIRPRRNGVNYCASKAGLLQLTKCLALELAPRIRVNCLIPGMTETDELVSRFRLDDPAARAAVVAEIPRGRIGTTEEIADALEFLVGPASGYLTGQKLIVDGGQFMW, translated from the coding sequence ATGAGCCCGCTCGCGGTGGTCAGCGGCGGCACCCGGGGCATCGGGCTCACCTTCAGCCGCCGGCTGGTGAAGCTGGGGCACCGGGTGGTCGCGCCGTACCGGGGTGACGCCGTCGCGGCGGCGTCGGCGGCGGCGGAGCTCGGCGACGCGTTCCACCCCGTCCGGCTCGACGTCGGCGACGCCGCCGCGGTCGACGCCGCCGTGCGGACGGTCCTCGCGGAGCACGGCCCGCCGACCGTGCTGGTCAACAACGCGGGCATCAACATCGACCGGCCGTTCCTGGAGATGTCGACCGAGGACTGGCGGCGGGTGCTGGACACCAACCTTTCCGGCGTCTTCCACCTCACCCGGGGGTTCGCGCCGGCGATGCTGGCGGCCGAGCGCGACGGCGTGATCGTCAACGTGGGGGCCACCACCGGCATCCGCCCCCGCCGCAACGGCGTGAACTACTGCGCCAGCAAGGCCGGCCTGCTCCAGCTCACCAAGTGCCTGGCGCTGGAGCTGGCGCCCCGGATCAGGGTCAACTGCCTGATCCCCGGCATGACCGAGACCGACGAGCTGGTGTCCCGGTTCCGGCTGGACGACCCGGCCGCCCGGGCGGCGGTGGTCGCGGAGATCCCCCGGGGCCGCATCGGCACCACCGAGGAGATCGCCGACGCCCTGGAGTTCCTCGTCGGGCCGGCGAGCGGATACCTGACCGGGCAGAAGCTGATCGTGGACGGTGGGCAGTTCATGTGGTGA
- a CDS encoding glutamate-5-semialdehyde dehydrogenase, with translation MTDVDEILDGATRARAELPPPGDGRYDRYCEALADRLSSGWADVLAANATDVARGAEAGLGPELVDRLALGKRHLDALVDLIARTRAALPAVTAPAAGHRAGNGATVRRLPKPLGVVLMIFEARPTVTVEGALLPVAVGNVAVLRGGSEIAATNRALAVVVGRALEDAGLPAGTVRIVTDPDRRLVRALLKRHDAVDVLIPRGSPSLIDYCLTSSTIPVIASGGGVNHLYVDRSADLELAARIALDSKLGEPTACNTLELVLAHADVAEELTRALLRAGAGLAEPWLLRVDPRLAAAVPAGAPVAELTAADDGREFLERAVGIRPVAGLDEAAAHIRRFGSRHTEGVVAADPAVVAGFLARVDAAALVVNGSLRLHDGPTMALGPELSISTGRLHVRGPVDLSALLTWSWVVDAGGRLRGDGTEAA, from the coding sequence GTGACCGATGTGGACGAGATCCTGGACGGCGCGACGCGGGCCCGGGCCGAGCTGCCCCCGCCCGGCGACGGGCGCTACGACCGGTACTGCGAGGCGCTCGCCGACCGGCTCTCCTCCGGCTGGGCCGACGTCCTGGCGGCGAACGCCACCGACGTGGCCCGGGGCGCCGAGGCGGGTCTCGGCCCCGAGCTGGTGGACCGCCTGGCGCTCGGCAAGCGCCACCTCGACGCGCTGGTCGACCTGATCGCGCGGACCCGCGCGGCGCTGCCGGCGGTGACCGCGCCGGCCGCCGGGCACCGGGCCGGCAACGGCGCCACCGTACGCCGGCTGCCCAAGCCGCTCGGCGTGGTGCTGATGATCTTCGAGGCGCGGCCGACGGTGACGGTGGAGGGCGCCCTGCTCCCGGTGGCGGTCGGCAACGTGGCCGTCCTGCGGGGCGGGTCGGAGATCGCGGCCACCAACCGGGCCCTCGCCGTCGTCGTCGGGCGGGCGCTGGAGGACGCGGGGCTGCCCGCCGGCACCGTACGGATCGTCACCGACCCCGACCGCCGGCTGGTGCGGGCCCTGCTGAAGCGGCACGACGCGGTCGACGTGCTGATCCCCCGGGGCAGCCCGTCCCTGATCGACTACTGCCTGACCAGCTCCACCATCCCGGTCATCGCCAGCGGCGGCGGCGTCAACCACCTCTACGTCGACCGCAGCGCCGACCTGGAGCTGGCCGCCCGGATCGCACTCGACAGCAAGCTGGGCGAGCCGACCGCGTGCAACACCCTCGAACTGGTGCTGGCCCACGCCGACGTGGCCGAGGAGCTGACCCGGGCCCTGCTGCGGGCCGGCGCCGGGCTGGCCGAGCCGTGGCTGCTGCGGGTCGACCCCCGGCTGGCCGCCGCCGTGCCCGCCGGGGCGCCGGTGGCCGAGCTGACCGCCGCCGACGACGGCCGCGAGTTCCTGGAACGCGCGGTCGGCATCCGGCCCGTCGCCGGTCTCGACGAGGCGGCGGCCCACATCCGCCGCTTCGGTTCCCGGCACACCGAGGGCGTGGTGGCCGCCGACCCGGCGGTCGTGGCCGGGTTCCTGGCCAGGGTGGACGCCGCCGCGCTGGTGGTCAACGGCTCCCTGCGCCTGCACGACGGCCCGACGATGGCGCTGGGACCGGAGCTGTCGATCAGCACGGGCCGGCTGCACGTACGCGGGCCCGTCGACCTGTCCGCCCTGCTGACCTGGAGCTGGGTCGTCGACGCCGGGGGCAGGCTGCGCGGCGACGGGACGGAGGCGGCATGA
- a CDS encoding acyl carrier protein, whose protein sequence is MTDRSLINEAVKRLVVRESRLAVDPGTVDDHEPLNGDLLRVNSLGFLGMLVRLEDELDVTLPDDIFAGRIFTTVADLVDVVADVVKEES, encoded by the coding sequence ATGACGGACCGGTCCCTGATCAACGAGGCCGTGAAACGGCTGGTCGTACGCGAGTCCCGGCTCGCGGTCGACCCCGGCACGGTCGACGACCACGAGCCCCTCAACGGCGACCTGCTGCGGGTCAACTCGCTGGGCTTCCTCGGCATGCTCGTCCGGCTGGAGGACGAGCTGGACGTGACGCTGCCGGACGACATCTTCGCCGGGCGGATCTTCACGACCGTCGCGGACCTGGTCGACGTCGTCGCCGACGTGGTGAAGGAGGAGTCGTGA
- a CDS encoding TrpB-like pyridoxal phosphate-dependent enzyme translates to MTETPRAWRSVLPHLGYDLPADVTPEDTGGPVTATLPLELIRQSVSAREFWPIPEPVAERYRAYRPAPLWRARRFEAEIGATVPVYVKYEGGNISGSHKFNTALAQAHYYHRAGFRELVTGTGAGQWGSALAAACAAFGMACTVFMVGGSLRDKPYRGSLMRLYGAELHASPSPLTGVGRAAAERPGQGNSLALAIGEAVEYARADPKRAFCIGSGETYSILHQSVIGLESIDQLAALDAPVDAVIGCVGAGSNFGGLALPFFAAWRAGELDVPADLIAVESSATPKLTRGVYAYDHTDSTGTGPMEPMYTIGSGYAIPASHSAGLRFHGAAKLVSAMRHRDQISALAVGQREALTAGRTFALTELVLPAPESGHALAAAARVATGREPGHPARHGVLVCVSGHGLLDLAAYDKLLAGLPEDRPADADALRAATASLRAVHPT, encoded by the coding sequence GTGACCGAGACGCCCCGGGCCTGGCGCAGCGTCCTGCCGCACCTCGGCTACGACCTGCCCGCGGACGTGACGCCGGAGGACACCGGTGGCCCCGTGACCGCGACCCTGCCGCTGGAGCTGATCCGGCAGAGCGTGTCGGCCCGGGAGTTCTGGCCGATCCCGGAGCCGGTGGCCGAGCGCTACCGGGCCTACCGGCCGGCGCCGCTGTGGCGGGCCCGACGCTTCGAGGCCGAGATCGGGGCCACGGTCCCGGTCTACGTCAAGTACGAGGGCGGCAACATCTCCGGCAGCCACAAGTTCAACACCGCGCTGGCGCAGGCCCACTACTACCACCGCGCGGGCTTCCGGGAGCTGGTCACCGGCACCGGCGCCGGGCAGTGGGGCAGCGCCCTCGCCGCCGCCTGCGCCGCGTTCGGCATGGCCTGCACCGTCTTCATGGTCGGCGGGAGCCTGCGCGACAAGCCGTACCGGGGCAGCCTGATGCGGCTCTACGGCGCGGAGCTGCACGCCAGTCCCAGCCCGCTGACCGGGGTGGGACGCGCCGCCGCCGAGCGGCCGGGGCAGGGCAACAGCCTCGCGCTGGCCATCGGCGAGGCCGTCGAGTACGCCCGGGCGGACCCCAAGCGGGCGTTCTGCATCGGCAGCGGCGAGACGTACAGCATCCTGCACCAGTCGGTGATCGGCCTGGAGTCGATCGATCAGCTCGCCGCCCTCGACGCCCCCGTGGACGCGGTGATCGGCTGCGTGGGCGCCGGCAGCAACTTCGGCGGGCTGGCCCTGCCGTTCTTCGCCGCCTGGCGGGCCGGCGAGCTGGACGTGCCCGCCGACCTGATCGCGGTCGAGTCCAGCGCCACCCCGAAGCTGACCCGGGGGGTGTACGCCTACGACCACACCGACTCCACCGGCACCGGCCCGATGGAGCCGATGTACACGATCGGCAGCGGGTACGCGATCCCGGCGTCGCACTCGGCCGGCCTGCGCTTCCACGGCGCGGCGAAGCTGGTCTCCGCCATGCGGCACCGGGACCAGATCTCGGCGCTGGCGGTGGGCCAACGGGAGGCGCTGACCGCCGGCCGGACGTTCGCCCTGACCGAGCTGGTGCTGCCCGCGCCGGAGTCGGGTCACGCGCTGGCCGCCGCCGCCCGCGTGGCGACCGGGCGCGAACCCGGGCACCCGGCGCGGCACGGGGTGCTGGTCTGCGTCAGCGGGCACGGCCTGCTCGACCTGGCCGCGTACGACAAGCTCCTCGCCGGTCTGCCCGAGGACCGGCCGGCCGACGCGGACGCGTTGCGGGCGGCGACGGCGTCGCTCCGCGCGGTCCACCCGACGTGA
- a CDS encoding acyl carrier protein: MVAVPAVPTRSREWTPVLTGLRADLLDCVQVNLAALADRAYRPGAHLALGASLRFHAAEGPAGTPAVTASVDRRLAEAADLLGLRVARRWDDVPGARLRELLAEHSPLYVVADTFTMSWLPYAGHQHMEHSFLLVEAGEHCVVVDGYHNSTQWGDARPGTWRMSAADFDAAVPRATAMTVVADGAPVLDRAAVLRDNAAALRAEADRIEDYLTAVRRRSGEAEAAAQLVLDVWLLGRSRALHAAWLAGDPDTADAAREAAERADAWLALAGQSYVAMRRVRRGGVFPAPVLDQLAGLLRDDVALAGRLADAGPVPPPQDGPAADPGRIRAVLADEVRAVLGVGPEVPVDGRPLRTLSGFNSFRLVEVIERAETRLGVELDPDDLTGTALHDLDSLGAVFGRARPATQGVSGR, encoded by the coding sequence ATGGTCGCTGTGCCTGCGGTGCCGACGCGCAGCCGGGAGTGGACGCCGGTGCTGACCGGTCTCCGCGCCGACCTGCTGGACTGCGTCCAGGTGAACCTGGCCGCGCTGGCCGACCGGGCCTACCGGCCCGGGGCGCACCTGGCGCTCGGCGCCAGCCTGCGGTTCCACGCCGCCGAGGGGCCCGCCGGGACGCCGGCGGTGACCGCGTCGGTGGACCGGCGGCTGGCCGAGGCGGCCGACCTGCTCGGCCTGCGGGTCGCCCGGCGCTGGGACGACGTGCCCGGCGCGCGGCTGCGCGAGCTGCTGGCGGAGCACTCGCCGCTCTACGTGGTCGCCGACACGTTCACCATGAGCTGGCTGCCGTACGCCGGCCACCAGCACATGGAGCACAGCTTCCTGCTGGTCGAGGCCGGCGAGCACTGCGTCGTGGTCGACGGCTACCACAACTCCACCCAGTGGGGCGACGCGCGACCGGGGACGTGGCGGATGTCGGCCGCCGACTTCGACGCGGCGGTGCCCCGGGCGACCGCGATGACCGTCGTCGCCGACGGTGCCCCGGTGCTCGACCGGGCGGCGGTCCTGCGGGACAACGCCGCCGCGTTGCGCGCCGAGGCCGACCGGATCGAGGACTACCTGACGGCGGTCCGGCGGCGGTCCGGCGAGGCGGAGGCGGCGGCCCAGCTGGTGCTCGACGTGTGGCTGCTCGGCCGCTCCCGGGCCCTGCACGCCGCCTGGCTGGCCGGCGACCCGGACACCGCCGACGCGGCGCGGGAGGCCGCCGAACGCGCCGACGCCTGGCTCGCCCTCGCCGGTCAGAGCTACGTGGCGATGCGCCGGGTCCGCCGGGGCGGCGTCTTTCCCGCCCCCGTCCTCGACCAGCTCGCCGGCCTGCTGCGCGACGACGTGGCGCTCGCCGGGCGCCTCGCCGACGCCGGGCCGGTGCCGCCGCCGCAGGACGGGCCGGCCGCCGACCCGGGCCGGATCCGCGCGGTGCTGGCCGACGAGGTACGCGCCGTGCTCGGCGTCGGCCCGGAGGTGCCGGTCGACGGGCGTCCGCTGCGGACGCTGTCGGGCTTCAACTCGTTCCGGCTGGTCGAGGTGATCGAGCGGGCGGAGACCCGGCTGGGGGTGGAGCTGGACCCGGACGACCTCACCGGGACGGCCCTGCACGACCTCGACTCGCTGGGCGCCGTGTTCGGGCGGGCCCGGCCGGCGACGCAGGGGGTGTCGGGCCGGTGA
- a CDS encoding class I adenylate-forming enzyme family protein, producing MSGLLHDLLDRTATARPDAPAIAHGDLVQSYGELDAASRRLAGWLAGRGVRRGERVVVCLPTDPLLPALLYACSRAGAVFSVVNDQSPAIALAHVLTDAEPALLVTDSPRALAVAAEHGVPTVGSADLRDIVRDGPDAEPAAAPLAVDPVCLIYTSGSTGMPKAVVSTHAQVVFAVGAIASQLAYRADDVVWCALPLSFDYGMYQIFLSTLAGARLHLASPADTGPTLPRHLVNSGATVLPAVPALARGLARMLSRPGTATPALRLLTNTGAAMPPEVLRDLRARIPTLRVQLMFGLTECKRAAIMPVDEDLRRPGASGRALPGTEILIVDADGAPVPPGTVGEIVVRGPHVMAGYWRRPELTAQRFPRVEGLFPQLRTGDHGWLDADGYLYFVGRRDDIYKERGIRVSVTEVEAAAYRIPQVQAAAVLPPRAEDGGDSATLFAVSELTAPEVLAALRTELDEIKTPRTCLVVPEIPLTRNGKVDRAELYRMWTERARV from the coding sequence GTGAGCGGGCTGCTGCACGACCTGCTGGACCGCACCGCGACCGCCCGGCCGGACGCACCCGCGATCGCGCACGGCGACCTGGTCCAGAGCTACGGCGAGCTGGACGCCGCCAGTCGGCGGCTCGCCGGCTGGCTGGCCGGGCGGGGTGTCCGCCGGGGCGAGCGGGTGGTCGTCTGCCTGCCCACCGACCCGCTGCTGCCCGCCCTGCTGTACGCCTGCTCCCGCGCGGGCGCCGTGTTCAGCGTGGTCAACGACCAGTCCCCCGCGATCGCCCTGGCGCACGTGCTGACCGACGCGGAGCCCGCACTGCTCGTCACCGACAGCCCCCGGGCGCTGGCCGTGGCCGCCGAACACGGGGTGCCGACGGTCGGCTCGGCGGACCTGCGCGACATCGTGCGGGACGGCCCCGACGCCGAGCCGGCGGCGGCCCCGCTGGCCGTCGACCCGGTCTGCCTCATCTACACCTCCGGCAGCACCGGCATGCCGAAGGCGGTGGTGTCCACCCACGCGCAGGTGGTCTTCGCCGTCGGCGCCATCGCCTCCCAGCTCGCCTACCGGGCCGACGACGTCGTGTGGTGCGCCCTGCCGCTCTCCTTCGACTACGGCATGTACCAGATCTTCCTCAGCACGCTGGCCGGCGCCCGGCTGCACCTGGCCTCCCCCGCCGACACCGGCCCGACGCTGCCCCGGCACCTGGTGAACAGCGGCGCGACCGTGCTGCCCGCGGTGCCCGCGCTCGCCCGCGGCCTGGCCCGGATGCTGTCCCGCCCGGGCACGGCCACGCCCGCGCTGCGCCTGCTCACCAACACCGGCGCGGCGATGCCGCCCGAGGTCCTGCGCGACCTGCGCGCCCGGATCCCCACCCTGCGCGTACAGCTGATGTTCGGGCTCACCGAGTGCAAGCGGGCCGCGATCATGCCGGTCGACGAGGACCTGCGCCGGCCCGGCGCCTCCGGGCGGGCCCTGCCGGGCACCGAGATCCTGATCGTGGACGCGGACGGCGCGCCGGTGCCACCCGGCACCGTCGGCGAGATCGTGGTCCGGGGCCCGCACGTGATGGCCGGCTACTGGCGTCGCCCGGAGCTGACCGCGCAGCGCTTCCCCCGCGTCGAGGGGCTCTTCCCCCAGCTGCGCACGGGCGACCACGGCTGGCTCGACGCCGACGGCTACCTCTACTTCGTCGGCCGGCGCGACGACATCTACAAGGAGCGCGGCATCCGCGTCAGCGTCACCGAGGTCGAGGCGGCGGCGTACCGGATACCGCAGGTGCAGGCCGCCGCCGTGCTGCCGCCCCGCGCCGAGGACGGCGGCGACTCGGCCACCCTGTTCGCGGTGAGCGAGCTGACCGCGCCGGAGGTGCTCGCCGCGCTGCGCACCGAACTCGACGAGATCAAGACGCCCCGCACCTGCCTGGTCGTGCCGGAGATCCCGCTGACCCGCAACGGCAAGGTCGACCGGGCGGAGCTGTACCGGATGTGGACGGAGCGCGCCCGTGTCTGA
- a CDS encoding type III PLP-dependent enzyme: MSELTGLFDRPDAPQTPAYLYDLDELARSYAALRAALPGPAELFYSLKANPHPTVVADLTAAGCRAEVCSPGELRVALAAGCDPAEILYTGPGKRDVDLVDAVRAGVGLFSVDSPYGLDQLDRVAREHGVEVRALVRINDDTPAPGQGLTMTGVASQFGADVRWVLDRPDLFGPRGHVRPIGFHLYMGSNVDGEDALLAQFTQSVDTVRRLAAATGVQPELIDLGGGFGAPFARAGDRPELPKLADRLTALLGDAFPGWPERGPGVAFESGRYLVGTCGTLVTRVLDVKRSQGATVVVLESGIHHLGGMSGLRRLPPIVPDLVTVDAAAGAPVPGTIVTGPLCTPLDTWARAAALPPLVPGQLVAVPNVGAYGLYASLVAFLAHPMPVEVTVAGGRITGVTRLELTRHTVIGSDRG, encoded by the coding sequence GTGTCTGAGCTCACGGGACTCTTCGACCGGCCGGACGCGCCGCAGACCCCGGCGTACCTCTACGACCTGGACGAGCTGGCCCGCTCGTACGCCGCGCTGCGCGCCGCCCTGCCCGGGCCCGCCGAGCTGTTCTACTCGCTCAAGGCCAACCCGCACCCGACGGTGGTCGCCGACCTGACCGCCGCCGGGTGCCGGGCCGAGGTCTGCTCCCCCGGCGAGCTGCGCGTCGCGCTGGCGGCCGGCTGCGATCCGGCCGAGATCCTCTACACGGGCCCGGGTAAGCGGGACGTCGACCTGGTCGACGCCGTCCGGGCCGGCGTCGGGCTCTTCTCCGTCGACTCGCCGTACGGGCTGGACCAGCTCGACCGGGTGGCCCGCGAGCACGGCGTCGAGGTACGCGCGCTGGTGCGGATCAACGACGACACCCCGGCCCCCGGGCAGGGGCTCACCATGACCGGCGTCGCCTCGCAGTTCGGCGCGGACGTGCGCTGGGTGCTGGACCGGCCCGACCTGTTCGGGCCGCGCGGCCACGTGCGTCCGATCGGGTTCCACCTCTACATGGGCAGCAACGTCGACGGCGAGGACGCCCTGCTCGCCCAGTTCACCCAGTCCGTCGACACCGTACGGCGGCTGGCGGCGGCGACCGGGGTGCAGCCGGAGCTGATCGACCTGGGCGGCGGCTTCGGGGCGCCCTTCGCGCGGGCCGGCGACCGGCCGGAGCTGCCGAAGCTGGCGGACCGGCTGACAGCGCTGCTCGGCGACGCCTTCCCGGGCTGGCCGGAGCGCGGGCCGGGCGTCGCCTTCGAGTCCGGCCGGTACCTGGTCGGCACCTGCGGCACGCTGGTCACCCGGGTCCTGGACGTGAAGCGGTCGCAGGGCGCCACCGTGGTGGTGCTGGAGTCGGGCATCCACCACCTCGGCGGGATGTCCGGGCTGCGCCGGCTGCCGCCGATCGTGCCGGACCTGGTCACCGTGGACGCGGCGGCCGGCGCGCCGGTGCCCGGGACCATCGTCACCGGGCCGCTGTGCACGCCGCTGGACACGTGGGCCCGCGCCGCCGCCCTCCCGCCACTGGTCCCGGGCCAGCTGGTCGCCGTGCCCAACGTGGGCGCGTACGGCCTCTACGCCAGCCTGGTGGCCTTCCTCGCGCATCCCATGCCGGTCGAGGTCACCGTCGCCGGAGGCCGGATCACCGGCGTGACCCGGCTGGAGCTCACCCGGCACACCGTCATCGGCAGCGACAGGGGTTGA
- a CDS encoding phosphopantetheine-binding protein encodes MDAAFPDLLKPFLKYAGTQPITAEASLNELGLDSMRAIELLFTIEDTYGVSMPDELLTDSTFATAGSLWSTIESLRGRAA; translated from the coding sequence ATGGACGCCGCTTTTCCGGACCTGCTCAAGCCGTTCCTCAAGTACGCGGGGACGCAGCCCATCACCGCCGAGGCCTCGCTCAACGAACTGGGCCTGGACTCGATGCGCGCGATCGAGCTGCTGTTCACCATCGAGGACACCTACGGCGTGTCCATGCCCGACGAGCTGCTGACCGACAGCACCTTCGCCACCGCGGGCAGCCTGTGGAGCACCATCGAGTCGCTGCGGGGACGGGCGGCGTGA
- a CDS encoding acyl-CoA dehydrogenase family protein, whose translation MSTATRHEGALEEVLAAAAAHAEHADETAEFPTAALDAMRATGLLGLLVPAEHGGGGGGLGDLVDVTLRLARVDMSVALIFAMHCQQVVAVVRHADGPLAERLLPALGKGDVYLASVTTERGKGGHLLSSESTVRQDAGTLTIDRDAPIVTGGQHADAYLITTLAPDATSPSQVSLVYARRDQLTLEVRGGWQPLGMRATQSVPMRLTGRVPADQVIGAPGKFREIVAPTFGPLAHIGWSAAWLGAATGALSRILHHIRDAGRGQFDPSSELLLTRLARVRGRLDLVNALLRHTVAAVESTPDVADPSTQLLVNSLKVHAAEQCFAAADEMVELVGLRHGYLRSSPLYLERVFRDLRSASLNYANDRLLLVNGALTLRDRQVHLA comes from the coding sequence GTGAGCACCGCGACCCGCCACGAGGGGGCGCTGGAGGAGGTGCTGGCCGCCGCCGCCGCGCACGCGGAGCACGCCGACGAGACGGCGGAGTTCCCCACGGCGGCGCTGGACGCGATGCGGGCGACCGGCCTGCTCGGCCTGCTCGTGCCGGCGGAGCACGGCGGCGGTGGCGGCGGGCTCGGCGACCTCGTCGACGTGACGCTGCGGCTGGCCCGGGTGGACATGTCCGTCGCGTTGATCTTCGCGATGCACTGCCAGCAGGTCGTGGCGGTGGTCCGGCACGCCGACGGCCCGCTCGCCGAGCGGCTCCTGCCGGCCCTCGGCAAGGGGGACGTGTACCTCGCCTCGGTCACCACCGAGCGCGGCAAGGGCGGGCACCTGCTCAGCTCGGAGTCGACGGTCCGGCAGGACGCCGGGACCCTGACGATCGACCGGGACGCCCCCATCGTGACCGGCGGCCAGCACGCCGACGCGTACCTGATCACCACGCTGGCGCCGGACGCCACCTCGCCGAGCCAGGTCTCCCTGGTGTACGCCCGCCGCGACCAGCTCACGCTGGAGGTGCGCGGCGGTTGGCAGCCGCTCGGCATGCGGGCCACCCAGAGCGTGCCGATGCGACTGACCGGGCGGGTGCCGGCCGACCAGGTGATCGGCGCACCCGGGAAGTTCCGCGAGATCGTCGCCCCCACCTTCGGCCCGCTGGCGCACATCGGCTGGTCGGCGGCGTGGCTCGGCGCGGCCACCGGCGCGCTGTCGAGGATCCTGCACCACATCCGCGACGCCGGCCGGGGCCAGTTCGATCCGTCGTCGGAGCTGCTGCTGACCCGGCTGGCCCGGGTCCGGGGCCGGCTCGACCTGGTCAACGCCCTGCTGCGGCACACCGTCGCCGCCGTGGAGAGCACCCCCGACGTGGCCGACCCGTCGACCCAGCTACTGGTCAACTCCCTGAAGGTGCACGCCGCCGAGCAGTGCTTCGCCGCCGCCGACGAGATGGTGGAGCTGGTCGGTCTCCGGCACGGCTATCTCAGGTCGTCGCCGCTGTACCTGGAGCGGGTCTTCCGGGACCTCCGCTCGGCCTCGCTGAACTACGCCAACGACCGGCTGCTGCTGGTCAACGGGGCGCTGACGCTGCGCGACCGGCAGGTGCACCTTGCCTGA